One Eubacteriales bacterium mix99 genomic window carries:
- the der gene encoding ribosome biogenesis GTPase Der: protein MAKPMVAIVGRPNVGKSALFNQLTGKRISIVENTPGVTRDRIYADAEWLDHKFTLIDTGGMDPESRDPLLQQMKSQAEIAMETADVILFLTDGKQGVTPADRDVAEMLRRSDKPVVLAVNKIDTQENEANLYEFYNLAIGDPISISAAHKRGIGDLLDEMVKHFPRERPEEEKAETIQIAVVGKPNAGKSSLINRILGEERVIVNDIPGTTRDAIDTSFEKDGQRYVIIDTAGIRRKSRIHDSLERYSVVRALSAIRRCDVALVIMDASEDITEQDAKIAGLVHEEGKGCVLVMNKWDKIEKETHTMEEYHKRLRNRLSFMTYAPDVFLSAKTGQRVGRIIELVNQVYRRCTFRVSTGVLNDCLADAIAVNEPPAGKGRRLRILYGTQVSVKPPTFVLFVNHPEFLHFSYQRYLENYFRKTFDLEGTPLRILVREKTKQGV from the coding sequence GTGGCAAAACCAATGGTGGCGATTGTCGGCAGACCCAATGTGGGAAAATCTGCTTTGTTCAACCAGTTGACCGGGAAACGGATTTCCATCGTGGAGAATACCCCAGGCGTTACGCGGGACAGAATATACGCCGATGCGGAATGGCTGGACCATAAGTTTACCTTGATTGATACAGGAGGCATGGATCCCGAAAGCCGGGACCCGCTGCTGCAGCAGATGAAAAGTCAGGCAGAGATTGCCATGGAAACGGCGGATGTGATTCTGTTTCTTACCGACGGGAAGCAGGGGGTCACGCCGGCGGACCGGGATGTGGCGGAAATGCTCCGCAGGTCGGACAAGCCTGTTGTTTTGGCTGTAAACAAGATCGACACGCAGGAGAACGAGGCAAATCTCTACGAGTTTTATAATCTGGCAATCGGGGATCCCATATCCATATCCGCAGCCCATAAACGGGGAATCGGAGATTTGCTGGATGAGATGGTGAAGCATTTTCCCAGGGAGAGACCGGAGGAGGAAAAGGCCGAAACCATCCAAATTGCGGTGGTGGGAAAGCCCAATGCAGGAAAATCATCCCTGATCAACCGGATTCTCGGTGAGGAACGGGTTATTGTGAACGATATTCCAGGTACCACCCGGGATGCCATTGATACCTCCTTTGAGAAGGATGGGCAAAGGTATGTGATCATAGACACGGCGGGGATACGGAGAAAGAGCCGGATTCATGATTCCCTGGAGCGCTACAGCGTGGTGCGGGCTCTGAGCGCCATCCGAAGATGTGATGTGGCGCTGGTGATAATGGATGCTTCGGAGGACATCACGGAGCAGGATGCGAAAATCGCGGGATTGGTTCATGAAGAGGGGAAAGGCTGCGTTCTCGTCATGAATAAATGGGATAAAATTGAGAAGGAAACCCATACCATGGAGGAATACCACAAAAGGCTCCGGAATCGTCTGAGTTTTATGACTTATGCGCCGGATGTCTTTCTTTCCGCAAAAACCGGGCAGCGGGTGGGGCGCATTATAGAGCTGGTGAATCAGGTGTATCGCCGATGTACCTTCCGGGTCTCCACCGGGGTACTGAACGATTGCCTTGCCGATGCCATAGCGGTGAACGAACCGCCTGCCGGCAAGGGGAGACGCCTGAGAATCCTGTATGGTACACAGGTTTCCGTGAAGCCGCCTACTTTTGTCCTTTTTGTCAACCATCCGGAGTTTCTGCATTTTTCCTATCAACGTTATCTGGAGAATTATTTTCGAAAGACCTTTGATCTGGAGGGTACGCCTCTTCGTATCCTGGTACGGGAGAAAACGAAACAGGGGGTTTGA
- a CDS encoding DUF3189 family protein has protein sequence MKLFYCCYGGAHTSVTCASIHLHYLPENRIPAFTEFRSVPFYDKMDHCRLGTPVYVGTDEMGWDIYIIGMKHEKQLVIPAMKSYLNACGVDQTGFLLANALVELHPITSVGGILTRRFGIVSIGRPMTVWGIRRSYRRLVKLVQRVKKNLKARQEISDFS, from the coding sequence GTGAAATTATTTTATTGTTGTTACGGAGGTGCTCACACCTCCGTAACCTGTGCCTCCATTCATCTGCATTATCTTCCGGAAAACCGGATTCCGGCATTCACTGAATTCCGTAGTGTTCCATTTTATGACAAAATGGATCATTGCAGACTGGGAACTCCGGTTTATGTGGGAACGGATGAGATGGGCTGGGACATTTACATTATAGGTATGAAGCATGAAAAACAGCTGGTGATTCCTGCCATGAAAAGCTATTTGAACGCATGCGGGGTGGATCAGACCGGCTTTTTACTGGCAAATGCTCTGGTGGAGCTTCATCCAATCACTTCTGTCGGCGGGATTCTCACGCGAAGGTTCGGAATTGTGTCCATCGGAAGGCCAATGACCGTTTGGGGAATCCGGCGGAGTTACCGGAGACTGGTCAAACTGGTGCAAAGGGTAAAGAAAAATCTGAAAGCCAGACAGGAGATTTCGGATTTTTCTTGA
- the spoIVA gene encoding stage IV sporulation protein A: MEKFDLYRDIAERTDGDIYIGVVGPVRTGKSTLIKRIMDLLVLPNMDNDFKKERSRDEMPQSGAGRTIMTTQPKFVPNEAVQISLQENANLNIRMVDCVGYLVKGAMGHMEGEAPRMVRTPWFDYDIPFEEAAEIGTRKVIADHSTIGLVVTTDGSITEIPRSNYVEAEERVIRELKELQKPFVMILNTRTPDAEDTIKLKGALEEKYDVPVLALDVLNLTDEDIHNILSNALFEFPITEIKLDVSKWVLSLDDDHWLIQYIMDSSREVSANALRIRDMDGFGKSFEDSEYLEKPKIENIDLGSGKVQVQMDVKSGLFYQILGEECGYHIEGDYQMIGLMKELAFAKKEYDRVADALKDVRETGYGMVAPSMEELTLEEPEIIRQGGRFGVRLKASAPSLHMIRADIETEISPIVGTEKQSEEMIKYLLDDFENDPSKLWESNIFGKSLNELVREGLSNKLMRMPEDARFKIQETLQRIINEGSGGLICIIL, from the coding sequence ATGGAGAAGTTTGACCTGTACCGGGATATTGCCGAACGCACCGATGGGGATATATACATAGGCGTGGTGGGACCGGTTCGAACAGGAAAATCCACATTGATCAAAAGAATTATGGATTTACTGGTCCTTCCTAATATGGATAACGACTTTAAAAAGGAAAGATCCCGTGATGAAATGCCTCAAAGTGGTGCAGGCCGCACGATCATGACCACTCAGCCAAAGTTTGTTCCCAATGAAGCCGTGCAGATTTCGCTGCAGGAAAATGCGAATCTGAATATCCGTATGGTGGATTGTGTCGGTTACCTGGTAAAAGGGGCAATGGGTCATATGGAAGGGGAAGCTCCCAGAATGGTGAGGACTCCCTGGTTTGATTATGACATTCCATTTGAAGAAGCGGCGGAGATCGGTACACGAAAGGTGATTGCCGACCATTCCACCATCGGCCTGGTGGTTACGACAGACGGCAGTATCACCGAAATCCCACGTTCCAATTATGTGGAGGCGGAAGAACGTGTGATCCGGGAGCTGAAGGAATTACAGAAACCCTTTGTCATGATTCTCAATACCCGGACACCGGATGCAGAGGATACGATAAAGCTCAAGGGCGCCCTGGAGGAAAAATACGATGTCCCGGTTCTGGCACTGGATGTATTGAATCTGACGGATGAGGACATTCATAATATTCTCAGCAATGCGCTGTTTGAATTCCCCATCACGGAAATCAAACTGGATGTTTCCAAATGGGTATTGAGTCTGGATGACGATCACTGGCTGATTCAATACATTATGGATTCCTCAAGGGAGGTATCAGCAAATGCCCTGCGCATCCGGGATATGGATGGATTCGGCAAATCTTTCGAGGATTCCGAGTATCTGGAAAAGCCGAAGATTGAAAACATTGATCTGGGCAGCGGAAAAGTGCAGGTTCAGATGGATGTCAAGTCCGGACTCTTCTATCAGATCCTGGGAGAAGAGTGTGGCTATCATATTGAAGGCGATTATCAGATGATCGGCCTGATGAAGGAACTGGCCTTTGCAAAAAAGGAATATGACCGGGTGGCAGATGCCTTGAAAGACGTAAGGGAAACCGGGTACGGGATGGTGGCTCCGTCCATGGAGGAGCTGACACTGGAAGAGCCGGAAATCATCCGGCAGGGAGGTCGTTTCGGAGTCCGCCTGAAAGCCAGCGCGCCGTCTCTGCATATGATCCGCGCTGATATTGAAACGGAAATTTCTCCCATTGTAGGTACTGAGAAGCAAAGCGAAGAGATGATCAAATATCTGCTGGACGACTTTGAAAACGATCCGTCCAAACTATGGGAGTCCAACATCTTTGGAAAATCCCTCAATGAACTGGTGAGGGAAGGGCTTTCCAACAAGCTGATGAGAATGCCGGAGGATGCCCGGTTCAAGATCCAGGAGACCCTTCAGAGAATCATCAACGAGGGAAGCGGAGGGCTCATTTGCATTATATTATAA
- a CDS encoding stage II sporulation protein P, protein MKKMINRALIPILLLLFLIPIPASADDWFEPEPGYYTLLDENEKELTVMGWEVSLKDEYVSSDNKHYIVTRVDSEKKTAYTRLLGEVPLPAVQTQPESREAAQQDKGNILLYCTHNDESYVPTDGKESIKGNGGIFDVAEALQANLKKKGIDAVLSRDRHDPHDAGSYRRSRRTAVNLMKKNVPVRAVFDIHRDAVPKSHYAAKVDGQDMTAIRIVLGRRNQNRKANEELAYKFKAVSDKNYPGLLKDIYFGKGSYNQELAPRSLLFEVGTYESSKEMAERSTAYLADIVSKSLYGGTAQKHSPKTGKPEGKKTKVTPVNHESGKSGGHGFLWMIGIVAVGIVAFLFISTGSRERFSKIKKSNRQDYSSFLGRKKKK, encoded by the coding sequence ATGAAGAAGATGATCAATAGGGCCCTGATCCCCATACTGCTTTTGCTGTTCCTGATCCCAATTCCTGCATCTGCCGACGATTGGTTTGAACCGGAGCCGGGCTATTATACCCTTCTGGATGAAAACGAAAAGGAACTGACCGTAATGGGCTGGGAAGTATCCCTGAAGGATGAATATGTCAGCAGCGACAACAAGCATTATATCGTAACCAGGGTAGACAGCGAAAAGAAAACAGCCTATACCAGGCTTTTGGGAGAAGTTCCCCTTCCGGCTGTGCAAACGCAGCCGGAATCCAGGGAAGCGGCGCAGCAGGATAAGGGAAATATCCTGCTGTATTGTACCCATAACGATGAATCCTACGTTCCGACGGACGGGAAGGAAAGCATCAAGGGGAACGGCGGCATTTTCGATGTGGCGGAAGCTTTACAGGCGAACCTGAAGAAGAAAGGCATCGATGCCGTACTGAGCCGGGACAGGCACGACCCGCATGACGCGGGATCCTACCGGCGCTCCAGACGGACCGCAGTCAATCTGATGAAAAAGAATGTTCCTGTGCGTGCCGTATTTGATATTCACAGGGATGCCGTACCAAAAAGCCATTATGCAGCAAAAGTGGACGGGCAGGACATGACCGCCATCCGGATCGTACTGGGCCGGCGTAACCAGAACCGGAAAGCCAACGAGGAGCTGGCATATAAATTTAAAGCGGTTTCCGATAAAAATTATCCCGGTCTGCTGAAGGATATCTATTTCGGGAAAGGTTCCTATAACCAGGAACTGGCCCCCCGATCCCTGCTTTTTGAAGTGGGTACCTATGAGAGTTCCAAGGAGATGGCGGAACGATCCACAGCTTATCTGGCCGATATTGTTTCCAAATCGCTGTACGGAGGGACTGCCCAGAAGCATTCTCCGAAGACCGGGAAGCCGGAAGGGAAGAAAACAAAGGTTACTCCGGTCAACCATGAAAGTGGAAAATCCGGCGGCCATGGCTTTCTTTGGATGATTGGCATTGTGGCAGTCGGCATTGTTGCTTTTCTTTTCATCAGCACGGGCAGCCGGGAGAGGTTTTCCAAAATCAAGAAGTCCAACAGACAGGATTACAGCAGCTTTCTGGGCCGGAAAAAGAAAAAATAA
- a CDS encoding DUF1614 domain-containing protein, translating into MPLGLALLVVASILILFGIGHRVLDRLRLNDKQALFFLAAIFIGGILPDIPFGKNFSINLGGAVIPLILAVYLFVKAGTGKEKRRAVLASLLSGIAVYLAGRLLPAEPETMLFDPNYIYGILAGVIAYLFGRSRRASFIAGIMGVILADVAQGIENLIRNIPAPTRIGSAGVMDAVVISGFLAVLLAEFVGELREKIQGGTSKKNMHFDHAEFTSAVGMKAEKKQGEEEEKKEKKEEVTNHEEDDQ; encoded by the coding sequence ATGCCCTTGGGATTAGCACTCCTGGTCGTAGCAAGCATTTTGATCCTGTTCGGGATCGGCCATCGGGTTCTGGACAGGCTGAGATTGAATGACAAGCAGGCATTATTTTTTCTGGCTGCTATTTTCATAGGCGGTATTCTTCCGGATATCCCTTTTGGAAAGAACTTTTCGATCAATCTGGGTGGTGCGGTTATTCCGCTTATCCTGGCTGTTTATCTTTTTGTCAAGGCAGGCACGGGAAAGGAAAAAAGGAGGGCGGTCCTGGCATCCCTGCTGTCCGGCATCGCTGTTTACCTGGCAGGAAGATTGCTTCCTGCAGAGCCGGAAACCATGCTTTTTGACCCGAATTATATCTATGGCATTCTTGCAGGTGTCATTGCCTACCTGTTCGGGCGTTCCAGAAGAGCCTCCTTTATTGCAGGCATTATGGGTGTGATACTGGCGGATGTTGCCCAGGGAATCGAAAACCTGATCCGCAACATTCCGGCGCCCACCCGGATTGGCTCCGCCGGTGTGATGGATGCCGTTGTGATATCCGGTTTCCTTGCGGTGTTGCTGGCGGAATTTGTAGGAGAACTGAGAGAAAAGATTCAGGGCGGCACCAGCAAGAAAAATATGCATTTTGATCATGCGGAATTTACCAGCGCAGTTGGCATGAAGGCGGAGAAAAAACAAGGGGAGGAAGAGGAGAAAAAAGAGAAGAAGGAGGAGGTTACGAATCATGAAGAAGATGATCAATAG
- a CDS encoding DUF3189 family protein, with product MRIIYYSYWGTYAAYLMASLHAGIYPEKEPPSPDTIDRQYELCRRYANQAGNLIYVGLDDQFREVYSLGCRQHSGMLIRAIQNMNVVFGIWEPVRFIPAKPRGGILPGILQNFLFFTGAERLAAHWFHVWFRRHYKGCAAAVEKAKQSLEGEKTE from the coding sequence GTGCGAATTATCTATTACAGTTATTGGGGAACTTATGCAGCTTATCTTATGGCATCTCTTCATGCAGGGATTTATCCGGAAAAGGAACCGCCTTCCCCGGATACCATTGACCGACAGTATGAGCTGTGCCGCCGGTATGCAAATCAGGCCGGCAATCTGATCTATGTCGGTCTGGACGATCAGTTCCGGGAAGTTTACAGTCTTGGATGCAGACAGCACAGCGGCATGCTGATCCGTGCCATTCAGAATATGAATGTGGTTTTTGGCATCTGGGAGCCGGTTCGTTTCATCCCGGCAAAACCCCGGGGAGGAATTCTTCCCGGAATTCTGCAGAATTTTCTTTTCTTTACCGGGGCGGAAAGGCTGGCTGCGCACTGGTTTCATGTTTGGTTTCGAAGGCATTATAAGGGCTGTGCCGCAGCAGTTGAAAAAGCAAAGCAATCCCTGGAAGGTGAAAAAACCGAGTGA
- the plsY gene encoding glycerol-3-phosphate 1-O-acyltransferase PlsY has translation MGYYMLAAVIGYFVGNFSPSYLLGRFSKDIDIRNYGSGNAGTTNAMRVLGTKSGLIVFLCDVIKGAVATWLGMRLTSGNPLGGAVSGCMAVIGHNWPCLLRFRGGKGIACSFGLILVLFPTIGLILFLLLIALVLTTRYMSLGSISAAVLFPVLLAIFRKPPEMILVGVILALLALFRHKENIRRLLNGQENKFSFSKSGKDI, from the coding sequence ATGGGATATTATATGCTGGCAGCAGTGATTGGTTATTTTGTGGGGAACTTTTCCCCTTCCTATTTATTGGGCAGGTTTTCCAAAGATATTGACATCCGGAATTATGGAAGCGGAAACGCCGGTACCACCAATGCAATGCGTGTATTGGGAACCAAAAGTGGGCTGATTGTTTTTTTATGTGATGTCATAAAAGGCGCTGTTGCCACATGGCTGGGTATGCGGCTGACTTCAGGCAATCCGCTGGGAGGGGCAGTCAGCGGATGCATGGCAGTGATCGGCCATAACTGGCCCTGCCTGCTCCGCTTTCGGGGAGGAAAGGGAATTGCCTGTTCCTTTGGCCTGATTCTTGTTTTATTTCCGACAATCGGCCTGATTCTGTTTTTGCTTCTCATTGCCTTGGTTCTGACGACCCGATACATGTCCCTGGGTTCGATCAGTGCGGCGGTTTTGTTTCCTGTTCTTCTGGCCATCTTCCGGAAGCCGCCTGAGATGATCCTGGTCGGGGTGATTCTGGCACTTCTTGCCCTGTTCCGTCATAAAGAGAATATTAGGCGGCTGCTGAACGGCCAGGAAAACAAATTTTCCTTCTCCAAATCCGGAAAGGATATCTGA
- the nrdR gene encoding transcriptional regulator NrdR, with protein sequence MKCPFCFAVDSKVVDSRPTDEGTMIRRRRECAHCGKRFTTYEKVEHIPILVVKKDGRREVFDSDKILSGLLKACEKRPITMKDLEALVQDIEKQVYNSLDREITSQRIGEMVMERLKSLDEVAYVRFASVYRQFKDINTFVEELNKLMKEK encoded by the coding sequence ATGAAGTGCCCATTTTGTTTTGCTGTGGACAGTAAGGTGGTGGATTCTAGGCCTACGGACGAAGGCACGATGATTCGCCGCAGGCGGGAATGCGCCCATTGCGGCAAACGGTTTACCACATATGAGAAGGTGGAACATATCCCCATTCTGGTTGTAAAGAAGGACGGTCGCCGGGAGGTTTTTGACAGTGATAAGATCCTTTCCGGGCTGCTGAAGGCCTGTGAGAAACGACCGATAACCATGAAGGATCTGGAGGCACTTGTACAGGACATTGAAAAGCAGGTCTACAATTCCCTGGATCGGGAGATCACCAGTCAGCGGATCGGGGAAATGGTCATGGAAAGGCTGAAGTCCCTGGACGAAGTGGCATATGTCCGGTTTGCTTCTGTCTATCGGCAATTCAAGGATATCAACACATTTGTGGAAGAACTGAACAAGCTGATGAAAGAAAAGTAG
- a CDS encoding aminopeptidase P family protein — protein MTINEKLGALRESMKAKGIHAYMIPSADPHLDEYVPDYYRAREWISGFTGSAGTVVVTMNRAILWTDGRYYIQAAKEIQDSEFELFKKEKGVPDYMEFLEQSLTRGQAVGLDGRVVSCADVRELKKRLERKGVFLKGDMDLVSELWTDRPPLPMDKAFLLDVAFAGLSVREKRAQVLSHMKKNGVDHYIVSAPDSIAWFLNLRGNDVSYTPVILSYLLISGNSVTWFVDPGKLTDEVRDYLRENDISVRDYGEVFRALADLPADSSVLVDSETNSYAVCFAVKQAKAIDKSDIIVPLKAVKNPVEIRNLKDTYVKDGVAMVNFLYWLDTNVPGGKVTELNAAEKLLKFRMQQKGCMGCSFGTIAGYNANAAMMHYTATPENYSVLKPEGTLLVDSGGQYSGGTTDITRTIVLGEISEEEKRDFTLVLKSHIAMASAIFLEGTSGKNLDVLARQPVWKYHMDYKCGTGHGVGFCLGVHEGPHGFSNNVPLVPGMIITIEPGVYKENRYGIRTENDVVVVEDKKVEDGQFYRFDMLTWCPIDIRAMDPSLLNRDEIGWINTYHKEVCQKLSPYLGEEQKSWLRKMTSSI, from the coding sequence GTGACGATAAATGAAAAATTGGGGGCACTGAGGGAGAGTATGAAGGCGAAAGGCATCCACGCTTATATGATACCAAGTGCAGATCCCCATCTGGATGAGTATGTTCCGGATTATTACAGGGCCAGGGAATGGATCTCCGGATTTACCGGTTCTGCAGGAACGGTTGTTGTCACAATGAACCGTGCCATTCTCTGGACTGATGGGCGCTATTACATACAGGCTGCAAAGGAGATTCAGGACAGTGAGTTTGAGCTGTTCAAGAAGGAAAAGGGGGTTCCCGATTATATGGAATTCCTGGAGCAGAGTCTGACTCGGGGACAGGCAGTCGGACTGGACGGCCGGGTGGTATCCTGTGCGGACGTACGGGAGCTGAAGAAAAGACTGGAGAGGAAGGGCGTATTCCTGAAGGGCGATATGGATCTGGTGAGCGAACTGTGGACCGATCGGCCTCCCCTGCCCATGGACAAGGCGTTTCTCCTGGATGTGGCTTTTGCCGGGCTCTCCGTTCGGGAAAAACGGGCGCAGGTGCTTTCCCATATGAAAAAGAATGGAGTGGATCATTATATTGTTTCTGCTCCGGATTCCATCGCCTGGTTCCTGAATCTCCGTGGAAACGACGTTTCCTATACCCCGGTGATTCTATCCTATCTCCTGATTTCCGGGAATTCCGTTACCTGGTTTGTGGATCCCGGTAAGCTGACGGATGAAGTAAGGGATTATTTAAGGGAAAATGATATTTCTGTTCGGGATTACGGGGAAGTGTTTCGGGCTCTTGCGGACCTGCCTGCGGACAGCAGCGTGCTGGTGGACAGCGAAACAAACAGCTATGCGGTCTGCTTTGCGGTGAAGCAGGCCAAAGCCATCGATAAAAGCGACATTATCGTTCCGCTGAAAGCGGTAAAAAATCCGGTTGAGATCAGAAATTTAAAGGACACCTATGTCAAAGACGGCGTTGCCATGGTGAACTTTCTGTATTGGCTGGATACCAATGTCCCAGGGGGGAAAGTTACCGAGCTGAATGCTGCGGAAAAGCTTCTGAAATTCCGGATGCAGCAAAAGGGCTGCATGGGCTGCTCCTTTGGGACCATAGCAGGATACAATGCCAATGCTGCCATGATGCACTATACCGCCACTCCGGAGAACTACTCCGTGCTGAAGCCGGAAGGGACGCTGCTGGTGGACAGCGGAGGTCAGTATTCCGGCGGCACGACGGATATTACCCGGACCATTGTCCTGGGAGAGATCAGCGAAGAAGAGAAAAGGGATTTCACCCTGGTGCTGAAGTCCCATATTGCCATGGCTTCGGCGATATTCCTGGAAGGAACAAGCGGAAAGAATCTGGATGTTCTGGCAAGGCAGCCTGTCTGGAAATATCATATGGACTATAAATGCGGTACGGGACATGGCGTCGGCTTTTGCCTGGGTGTCCACGAGGGTCCTCATGGATTCAGCAACAATGTGCCATTGGTACCGGGCATGATCATAACCATCGAGCCAGGGGTATATAAGGAAAACCGGTATGGCATCCGGACAGAAAATGATGTGGTGGTGGTGGAGGACAAAAAGGTGGAAGACGGGCAGTTCTATCGATTTGATATGCTGACCTGGTGTCCCATCGATATCCGGGCGATGGATCCGTCCCTTTTGAACCGGGATGAGATCGGCTGGATCAATACCTATCACAAAGAAGTCTGTCAGAAGTTGAGCCCTTATCTTGGGGAAGAGCAGAAGAGCTGGCTTCGTAAGATGACATCTTCGATCTGA
- a CDS encoding YlmC/YmxH family sporulation protein — MQKSSDFRTKEVINIRDGRRLGNIIDMEFNLNEGRITAIVVPGASRFLGLLREGDDLVIPWERIRKIGDDVVLVDVEVQPVP; from the coding sequence TTGCAAAAATCATCGGATTTTCGAACGAAAGAGGTCATTAACATCCGGGATGGACGAAGACTGGGCAATATTATTGATATGGAATTCAATTTGAACGAAGGCCGTATCACAGCCATTGTCGTTCCCGGAGCCAGTCGTTTCCTGGGGCTGCTGCGGGAGGGGGACGATTTGGTGATCCCATGGGAAAGAATCCGGAAAATTGGGGATGATGTGGTACTGGTGGATGTGGAAGTCCAGCCTGTGCCATAA